From Campylobacter showae:
CGCTTGCAAATTTTCGCCAAATATTAAAAGGCACGTAAACGCAGAAATGCCACGCTCGCCGAAATCAAATAGCCGAATTTAATCCAGCTTTTACTAAAAATTTAGCCGAATTTGACGGCAAATCTAAGTCCGGTTTAGCTCAAATTTGCCACCGAAGCGATAGATTTTTCGTGTCGTCTGCTTTAAATTTTACGCCAAAAAGAGGCAAAGCAAAATTTATTCGCACCTTCTTGATTGTAGCTTAAATTTGCAGTCTGCGACGCCTAGCTGCCAGCCAAAACATAACGATAAATTGGGGCCCAATTTGCCCAAATTTATCGTCAAAACTGCTGTCAAATTTATCTCAAATGCCCAAACTCCGGCCTATACTCAAAGTGCATCGTATCAAAGCTCACCCAGCGCCCACCCCAGATGAAGCCGTGCTTTTCAAATACGCGCACGATCTCTTCGGGGATTTGATTGCGGTAGCGGGCGTCCTTGCTCCAGCGCCAGTAGTCGCTCTTGTCGGTATTTATGTCGATCGCGATGCCGTAGGAGTGGGAGCTCTTGCGCTTGGTGCCCTCGATCACGCGCCAGTTAAACGTACCCGATGGATTGTCAAGAAATTTTAGCAGCCCCGGTTTTTGCGCCGTTAGCGCGTCAAGCTCGTTTGAGACGGCTTGCAAAGCTGCGGCCGCGCCGTTTTTGGAGTTAAATTTAAACGTTTTGCCGCCGTGATTTTTTAGCCAAACGACATCGGTTAAATTTGCCTTCACTTCCGCCTCGCTCGCGCCGTAAATTTTATCCAAAAGCTCGTAGTTTCGGTATCTGCCCGCGTCATTGCTAGGTAGCGCTAGAGGCTTAAATAGCGGATAAGGCTGCGCAAAAGTATCCTCGACGTCGGCTAGATTTAGCAGACGGGCGGTATCCTTTGCCTCGCCGTCGTCAAATATAACCTTGCTGCCGTCAGCAAAAACTACCTCGTTGCCGACGATTTTCACGCCGTAAGCTTTTTCGATCGCCGATTTTTTCGCGTGCGACGCTTCCTCGCCGCTAGCTACTTCAAAGGTATTCATCGAATTTATTCGCGAGACGAGCAAACGTTTTGGATCGATATCTGCTACGTCCGAGCCGATTTTTAGCGTCGTGATCGCTATGCCGCCGATCATGGCTCTGCCGTTATCTTTCGTGCGGATGCCCCAGACGTCGTGCACGGCGAGTGGCTCGCCCCCGCGCATACCCGCATAAAGCATGATGTGTCCGTTCATATGAAATAGCGTTCTATACGGCACGGCTTGCGTTTTGATGACATTTAGTTTTTCTTCCGCGCTTAAATTTGCTAGGCTCACGACCTTGCCGATTTGACCTTGCGCCTTTGAGTTTCGCGGTAGCCACACGCCAAAGCTACCGAGGAAATCCTGCAAAAACAGCGAGCAGTCGCGCTTGCCGCCAAACCCGCCCCAGCCGTAGCTTTGCCCCAGCAGCGATGACGCCAGCGCCCTTACGTTTTCGTCGCTAAATTTAAGCGGAAAGCGGCTCGCGTTTTGTTTTGATATCTCGTAGTTTTTTAGCCCGTTTTGAGTCTGGATTTTGCCGTAAAATTTAAACTGATCCTCGCTTTGAAACGGTAAAATCGCGCCTATGCGTCCGTAAAATAAAAAGTTGCCGTTTTTGTCGTAGACGGGCTCTTCGTCTTTGGTAACGCTTAAAAATTTAGAATTTTTTAGCTCCCGTACGGCGTCTGCGCTTAAAATTTTGATTTCGGTCGATTTTATCCAGCCCCACGCCGCATCGCTACCCACAAACGCCCACGCTCCGTCGGCCGAAAAGTGCGAAACGTAAAGCGGATAACCGATCGAGATGAAAGATAGCTGAGCGTAGTCAAACGGCAACCCTTCGCCCGCGCGCACGGGATTATAGAGTACGGCCTCGTCGGTCGGTAGGTTTCGCAGACTCGCGTTTGCCGTCGTTACCGCAGGCAAAGAAACCTTGCCGAAGCTCTCTACGCTCGCGTTTTTGCGCACTTTTTCAAACCACTCGTTTGGGACTTTGCGCATATTTGAGAAAAAGTACTGCCTTTTTGACGTATTTTTATAGTACTCTAGCGCCCAAAAGGCGTCTTTTGCACTCGTTGCGGGCGCTTTTAGATCAAGCGCGTTAAAGCGTTTTTGCAGCAGAGTTTCGCCGCTACTTTGCGCTTCAAAAGGTAGTATCGGCAGCGCATTTGCATTTTGATCGACGTCAAATTTTAGATAGCTGATGTGGCCTAAATTTTCATCCGCGCTCTCCTCGGGCATATCGTATGCGGGCGCGGCGTTAGCGCCTTGATCCGGTAAATTTACCGCGCTTGGCGCGTCTTTTGGCGATACGCAACCGCCCAGCATCGCTAACGCCGTCGCTACGGAAAATATAAATTTGTAAAATTTCAATCTAGCTCCTTAAAAATAAGCTATAATTTTACAAAAAATAGGGAAATTTGTGTTAAACCAGCTGCTAGATATCTTAAAAAAATCAAACGTTTTTCTAACCGGGCGCGGCGGCGTGGGTAAAAGCTATCTCACGCAAGCAGTCATCAAGCGCTATAAAAGCGAGCTAAAAAACGTCGTCGTACTAGGTAGCACCGGCATCGCGGCGGTAAACGTCGGCGGAGTGAGCGTGCATAGTTTTTTTAAATTCGGCATTTGCTCAAACCTCGAGGAGCTACGCGGCTACGACCGCAAACAGCGCGGAAAGCTCGGCGAACTAAAAAAGATACTAGACGTCTGCGATCTCATCGTGATAGACGAGATCTCGATGATCAGCGCGGGGCTGATGGATATGATTTATTACCGCTTGATGAGCTCGCGATTCGTCGGGCGCGTGATGCTCGTGGGCGACTTTTATCAGCTGCCGCCCGTGCGAAAAAACGGCGATGACGGTAGCTCGCTGTTTAAATTTCTTTATGCTTTTAACTCTAGCTCGTGGCATGAATTTGAGTTTAAAAATATCGAGCTAGTCGTCTCAAAACGCACGAAGGATAAGAAATTTTACGATATCTTATCCATGCTTCGCGTCGGGCGGCTGAGCCCCGAGGTGTTTGCCTATATCGAAAATTTACTCGTGCCAAGCGTGCAGGTAGATGACGATACGAGCGTGCTTTTTGGGCGAAATTACGAAGCGGACGAGCTAAATAATAAGATGCTCTCTAAACTTCCAGCGCCGCTTGAAAGGGCTGAGGCGCTAGTGGAAATTTATGATGAAAATTTGAATGAAAACACGCTGGATCGCTGGATCGCAAATCTCTACGCGCCTGAAATTTTAAATATAAAAATCGGCGCGAAAGTTATATTTACCGTAAATAAATGGGGCGAGTATTATAACGGCGAGCGCGGGCAGATAATGCAAATTTTAAAAGAAAACGGCGAGATAAAAAGCGTCATCGTACAAAAAGCAAACGGCGAGATCGTCGAGGTAGAGCGCGCGAGATTTGACATGAGCGAGTTTGTGATGGCGGGCGAACATCTCGAGGAGCGCGCGAGGGCGTCTTTGACGCAGTTTCCGCTAAAGCTAGCCTATGCGATCACGATCCACAAATCCCAAGGTATGAGTATCGAAAATTTAGTCTGCGACCTAAATCATATCTTTGCCAACGGACAGCTCTACGTCGCGCTCTCGAGGGCGATCGATCCAAAAAAGCTTAGGATATTTTACGGCAAAAGTCGGCCGTTTAGAGAGTATTTGCAAAGCGTCGTTAAAATAGACGAAGAGGTCGAGAAATTCTATCTTGAAAACAAATTTGAAAACATTAAGGAAGACGTATGAAAAAGATTTTTGCGCTGGCTTTTGCCGCGGTTATGGCCTTTGCCGAGACGCTAAATATCGACAACTTTGAAACCGATCTGTACTCCAGAGATGCCAAAAGCTCGATCAAAAAAGTAAGTATAAGCCTGCGTCTGGAGGGGCGCGACATCGTGGATAACGAAGCCTACGTGCTTGACGCGCTAAACGTCGTTATCGGTAGCTTTTACGTCGAGGATCTGCTGACTTCGCTCGGCAAGGAAAAATTTAAAGACACGCTAGCGAAATACACCGCTAAAAAGCACTCCATAGATATCGACGAGGTGCTCATTATCTCGCTAAAAACCGTGCGCGAACCAAATATCGAAGAGCTACTTGAAGCGCTAAAAAACGTCAAAACTACGGGCTCAAAAAGATCGCAAAAAGAGCAAGTCGAGGATATATTGCGAGGAAATAAAAATCAGCTAAAACCGATGGATTTAAATCAGATAGATGATTTTGGCAAGGATTTTGGCGAGCAGTAAATTTGGGATTAAATTTATAAATTTTACTCGCCGAGACCCGCACCTTTAAGGTGCTAAATTTTGTTTGGTCAAATTTGGATTTTAGTCTTTATTGTTAAGGGGGGAAGGGGCTTGAATTATGAAGTCGCTCCCTTTCCCCTTAAAAATCCCCCAACCCCTACGACGTGAGATGTGGCGACATAGCTTTGCTGGCGCAAAGCGTCGCTAGTTTTATAAATTTTAGGGGAGACAAATTTCATATTTTCAAGATACTGGTCTCGGTGGGTAAAATTTAAAACCATATTTTTACAAAATTTGACCTCAAATTTGAACGAAAGGCGATAAGGCACAGTATTTTTTCTTTAGACGAGGCGGATTTAAATTTTGCGATGGGAGCTACCTTGTCGGTAGTGACCGAGTAAAATTTAAATCCAACGAAGTATGAAGGAAAAAGACAAGCCGCTTTTTGCTAAAAGTTTATTGGTTTATAACGTCATAATACGACGGTATCACCGGCGTCAGCAAATCATCGCTTATCTTAAAATCCTTTTTCGTGTTGCTAAGCGTGATTTTGATTTTGTTGCCGAGTTTGTCCTCGTAGTCGATCCTTGTCGGGATATAATTTTTGACGGTGATTAGGTACTCTACGCCGTCGTATTTGGCCTTGTAGAGCGTATCGGTGATCTTAACCGCGTTTCTAACGACGTCGATCAAATTCGGCGCCTTTTCA
This genomic window contains:
- a CDS encoding M15 family metallopeptidase, with product MKFYKFIFSVATALAMLGGCVSPKDAPSAVNLPDQGANAAPAYDMPEESADENLGHISYLKFDVDQNANALPILPFEAQSSGETLLQKRFNALDLKAPATSAKDAFWALEYYKNTSKRQYFFSNMRKVPNEWFEKVRKNASVESFGKVSLPAVTTANASLRNLPTDEAVLYNPVRAGEGLPFDYAQLSFISIGYPLYVSHFSADGAWAFVGSDAAWGWIKSTEIKILSADAVRELKNSKFLSVTKDEEPVYDKNGNFLFYGRIGAILPFQSEDQFKFYGKIQTQNGLKNYEISKQNASRFPLKFSDENVRALASSLLGQSYGWGGFGGKRDCSLFLQDFLGSFGVWLPRNSKAQGQIGKVVSLANLSAEEKLNVIKTQAVPYRTLFHMNGHIMLYAGMRGGEPLAVHDVWGIRTKDNGRAMIGGIAITTLKIGSDVADIDPKRLLVSRINSMNTFEVASGEEASHAKKSAIEKAYGVKIVGNEVVFADGSKVIFDDGEAKDTARLLNLADVEDTFAQPYPLFKPLALPSNDAGRYRNYELLDKIYGASEAEVKANLTDVVWLKNHGGKTFKFNSKNGAAAALQAVSNELDALTAQKPGLLKFLDNPSGTFNWRVIEGTKRKSSHSYGIAIDINTDKSDYWRWSKDARYRNQIPEEIVRVFEKHGFIWGGRWVSFDTMHFEYRPEFGHLR
- a CDS encoding ATP-dependent DNA helicase; the protein is MLNQLLDILKKSNVFLTGRGGVGKSYLTQAVIKRYKSELKNVVVLGSTGIAAVNVGGVSVHSFFKFGICSNLEELRGYDRKQRGKLGELKKILDVCDLIVIDEISMISAGLMDMIYYRLMSSRFVGRVMLVGDFYQLPPVRKNGDDGSSLFKFLYAFNSSSWHEFEFKNIELVVSKRTKDKKFYDILSMLRVGRLSPEVFAYIENLLVPSVQVDDDTSVLFGRNYEADELNNKMLSKLPAPLERAEALVEIYDENLNENTLDRWIANLYAPEILNIKIGAKVIFTVNKWGEYYNGERGQIMQILKENGEIKSVIVQKANGEIVEVERARFDMSEFVMAGEHLEERARASLTQFPLKLAYAITIHKSQGMSIENLVCDLNHIFANGQLYVALSRAIDPKKLRIFYGKSRPFREYLQSVVKIDEEVEKFYLENKFENIKEDV